In one window of Fictibacillus phosphorivorans DNA:
- the bglX gene encoding beta-glucosidase BglX: protein MLKQNVQHLIQDMTLEEKIAQLVQLATPFFKGSSDQGFITGPMQEMGITDDVIRNTGSVLGGSGARETRNIQEAHLKENRHGIPLLMMADIVHGFKTIFPVPLAIGCSWDMDLAEKSAEIAAKEASVSGVHVTFAPMVDLVRDPRWGRVMESTGEDGFLNSEFARAFVRGFQGTDLTNDKDRVAACVKHFAAYGAPEGGRDYNTVNMSERQLRESYLPAYKAALDEGCEMVMTAFNTVDGIPATANKKLMRDLLRDEWGFDGVIISDWGAVKEQLPHGVAEDEAEAAYKALTAGVDIEMMTTCYVDHVKELVESGKLSESLVDESVERILTLKQKLGLFEDPYRGADEKRAEEVILCDEHRDVARELAAKSCVLLKNEGSVLPLQPTQKIALIGPFATNGDLMGPWSWQGAFDDVVKVDTGLLGKLTDPSLLTVADGCEVESVTTEQLEKAIRVASDADVIVLALGEASFMSGEAGCRADIRLPEPQLQLIQEMKKVGKPIVTVLFNGRPLDLHGVVDQVDAVLEAWYPGTEAGAAIADLLFGDVNPSGRLSMSFPYSVGQVPVYYNHFNTGRPQPTPENKERYLSHYLDIPNEPLFPFGFGLSYTEFKYDDVKLSGDVLTEDGAITASVTVTNTGDVAGEELVQLYIRDIAGDVVRPVKELKGYKKIVLEPGASEEVTFEITEEMLRYHHENLEFKSDAGKFTMFIGKNSHDVVSVPFRLVK, encoded by the coding sequence ATGCTTAAGCAAAACGTGCAACACTTAATTCAAGACATGACACTCGAAGAAAAGATCGCGCAGTTGGTTCAGCTTGCTACGCCTTTCTTTAAAGGTTCATCTGATCAAGGCTTCATCACAGGTCCTATGCAGGAGATGGGGATTACGGATGACGTGATTCGTAATACGGGATCTGTTCTTGGTGGATCAGGAGCTCGTGAAACGCGCAACATTCAAGAAGCACACCTAAAAGAAAACCGTCATGGCATTCCTTTATTGATGATGGCTGATATTGTACATGGCTTTAAGACGATCTTTCCGGTACCTCTTGCGATCGGTTGTTCATGGGATATGGATCTTGCTGAAAAAAGTGCAGAAATCGCAGCGAAAGAAGCATCTGTTTCAGGTGTTCACGTAACGTTCGCGCCAATGGTCGACCTCGTTCGTGACCCACGCTGGGGCCGTGTGATGGAATCAACGGGTGAAGATGGTTTCTTGAACAGTGAGTTCGCTCGTGCGTTCGTTCGTGGTTTTCAAGGAACAGATCTCACGAACGACAAAGACCGTGTTGCAGCTTGCGTGAAGCACTTTGCGGCATATGGCGCTCCTGAAGGCGGACGCGATTATAATACGGTGAACATGTCTGAACGCCAGCTTCGCGAGTCTTACCTGCCAGCTTATAAAGCAGCGCTTGATGAGGGCTGTGAGATGGTGATGACGGCGTTCAATACAGTGGACGGGATTCCGGCAACGGCGAACAAAAAGCTAATGCGCGACCTTCTTCGTGACGAGTGGGGCTTCGATGGTGTGATTATCTCGGACTGGGGTGCTGTAAAAGAGCAGCTTCCGCACGGTGTGGCGGAAGACGAAGCAGAAGCGGCGTATAAAGCGCTCACAGCTGGTGTTGACATCGAAATGATGACAACGTGCTACGTCGACCATGTGAAAGAGCTTGTGGAAAGCGGCAAGTTATCGGAATCTCTCGTTGATGAGTCGGTAGAACGTATTCTAACGTTGAAACAGAAGCTCGGACTTTTTGAAGATCCTTACCGTGGTGCTGATGAGAAGCGTGCGGAAGAAGTGATTTTGTGCGACGAGCACCGTGATGTTGCACGTGAACTTGCTGCTAAGTCTTGTGTTCTTTTAAAAAATGAAGGTAGTGTTCTGCCTCTTCAACCAACACAAAAGATAGCACTGATCGGTCCCTTCGCTACAAATGGTGATTTGATGGGACCTTGGTCGTGGCAAGGTGCGTTTGATGATGTGGTAAAAGTAGACACAGGTCTGTTGGGTAAACTGACTGATCCATCTCTATTAACCGTTGCGGATGGTTGTGAGGTTGAATCTGTAACAACTGAGCAGTTGGAAAAAGCAATTCGTGTTGCGAGTGATGCGGACGTGATCGTGCTCGCACTTGGAGAAGCGTCATTCATGAGTGGTGAAGCGGGATGCCGTGCTGACATTCGTCTCCCTGAGCCTCAGCTTCAATTGATTCAGGAAATGAAAAAGGTAGGTAAGCCGATCGTAACGGTTCTCTTTAACGGTCGTCCACTCGATCTTCATGGTGTGGTAGATCAAGTGGATGCAGTATTAGAAGCTTGGTATCCAGGTACTGAAGCGGGTGCTGCGATCGCTGATCTTTTATTTGGAGATGTGAATCCATCTGGTCGTTTATCGATGTCGTTCCCTTATTCAGTTGGTCAGGTGCCGGTTTATTACAATCACTTCAACACCGGTCGTCCGCAGCCGACTCCAGAAAATAAAGAGCGCTATCTGTCTCATTATCTGGACATTCCGAACGAGCCTCTATTCCCGTTCGGTTTCGGGTTGAGCTATACAGAGTTCAAATATGACGATGTGAAGTTGTCGGGTGATGTGCTGACAGAAGATGGAGCGATTACGGCTTCTGTAACCGTTACGAATACAGGCGATGTTGCTGGTGAAGAGCTTGTTCAGCTATATATCCGTGATATTGCTGGTGATGTTGTTCGTCCGGTTAAAGAGTTAAAAGGGTATAAGAAGATTGTTCTTGAGCCTGGCGCATCTGAAGAGGTAACTTTTGAGATCACAGAAGAAATGCTTCGCTATCACCATGAGAACCTTGAGTTCAAGAGTGATGCAGGTAAGTTTACGATGTTTATCGGGAAAAACAGCCATGATGTGGTAAGTGTTCCGTTTAGGTTGGTTAAGTAA
- a CDS encoding glucoamylase family protein gives MDTQKLLDLEAKGCFDFFWNEANTDKNSPGYGLILDQSANKKVASIASNGFGLTAIIIGIERGWITKEEGYERTKGTLETFLNNVEHASGFFYHFLNVQTAKKNEEWYDCASIIDTGIFLCGAVTSAEYFGGEIAELFEEIYARIDWNVYYDEPVNQFYMGYNPETGGFHHWDMYAEQMMTYVLGVASPTHPVPAKIYDGFERRKGTYKDYEYIHAPGNAMFVHQYSHAFIDFRDIVDGDGINWYENSVKASLANRAFCKEKSSEFKTYHENAWGLTACASPTGYRVPGAPPYYEGCEPELEGTIAPTGAAGSIVFTPEESIAAMKYFYEEHPQLWGEYGFQDSYNLDVTPAWYSDHVIGIDKGITLLMIENYQSGLVWDLFMKNKFVKQGADLLGWKKTEGSPVK, from the coding sequence ATGGATACACAAAAACTATTGGACCTTGAAGCAAAAGGATGCTTTGATTTCTTTTGGAACGAAGCAAACACGGATAAAAACAGCCCAGGATACGGGTTGATCCTGGATCAGTCAGCGAACAAAAAAGTAGCAAGTATCGCATCAAACGGGTTCGGATTAACGGCGATCATCATCGGAATCGAGCGCGGCTGGATCACGAAAGAAGAAGGGTACGAGCGTACGAAAGGGACGCTTGAAACGTTCTTGAACAACGTGGAACACGCGAGCGGTTTCTTTTATCATTTCTTAAACGTGCAGACAGCAAAGAAAAACGAAGAGTGGTATGACTGCGCGTCGATCATCGATACGGGAATCTTCCTATGTGGTGCCGTAACTTCTGCTGAATACTTTGGCGGAGAAATCGCGGAGCTTTTCGAGGAAATTTACGCGCGCATCGATTGGAACGTGTATTATGATGAGCCGGTGAACCAGTTCTACATGGGCTATAACCCGGAAACGGGCGGCTTCCACCATTGGGATATGTACGCGGAGCAGATGATGACGTATGTGCTTGGCGTGGCATCTCCTACACATCCAGTTCCGGCAAAAATTTATGACGGCTTCGAGCGCAGAAAAGGGACGTACAAAGATTACGAATACATTCACGCGCCAGGAAACGCGATGTTCGTTCACCAATATTCGCATGCGTTCATCGATTTTAGAGATATCGTCGACGGAGACGGAATCAATTGGTACGAAAACTCGGTAAAAGCATCTCTTGCGAACCGTGCGTTCTGTAAAGAAAAATCAAGTGAGTTCAAGACGTATCACGAGAATGCTTGGGGCTTAACGGCTTGTGCGAGTCCGACCGGCTACCGTGTTCCAGGAGCTCCTCCTTATTATGAAGGTTGTGAACCTGAACTAGAAGGTACGATCGCACCGACGGGAGCAGCGGGATCAATCGTGTTCACACCAGAAGAGTCCATCGCAGCGATGAAGTATTTTTACGAAGAGCATCCTCAGCTTTGGGGTGAGTATGGTTTCCAAGATTCTTATAACCTGGACGTAACGCCAGCTTGGTATTCAGACCATGTAATCGGAATCGACAAGGGTATCACGCTTCTTATGATCGAAAACTATCAATCAGGTCTCGTGTGGGATCTTTTTATGAAAAATAAGTTTGTGAAACAAGGTGCTGACTTGTTAGGGTGGAAAAAGACAGAAGGAAGTCCTGTTAAATGA
- a CDS encoding beta-galactosidase produces the protein MIEIKNKQIIIDGKPVLITCGEIHYYRLDKSDWQDRLDKLKETGCNAVATYVPWLWHEPVEGQFDFTGKTRPETDLAGFIDLCTENGFYFFVRPGPFIMAEMKNEGLPYWVYEKHPEIIPVGWDESEPTTPTVDYLAPGFLQEVRKYYEKVMEIVTPRIYPNGGKIIAFQLDNEIGMLSWVSNTPDLTDNVLNDLSNWLSERYGDNVSDRYPFPLEESAERNTAFRSPKEEYAAQLLKDLGYYMRYRFAKYIAILREYAEEFGVKDIPFVVNIHGTGGGRGFTYPIGISQLYETYNQGPGYISGSDIYFGDLDMKTFQDLYIINGLMEAVHNEDQPLTSVEFNCGDGNFGETLGERYDPSAADFKFRMCLAQGNRLINYYLFAGGKNARLDTLVDDGNDRIASTGERHGFAAPIGPEGDYNYTFPRMSRVNQSVMAVSDKLARMNEERDEVSFAFIPDYYMTEYRYPKSEVMREILSNIEANRGAGAWEIMGRAMLLNGYRFTAVDVQNKPLDVTKTPVLALPSARYMDSAIQEKLVNYLNAGGSILLYGEVPLFDMEGKECTLLAEALGVTYNGISRDGHGNYLSIYGDNWASAQPEIRSGFVQRFEVGANVTPILRVYGSDDVCGFESEVGNGRAIVIASFYRCDLPFFKNALERLGSRAKLTHDCPHHGIFMTSTVDAEGERFLHLLNLDGFDKEFTLYEDGVALLGGRKLLLQSKDGVMLPMNLSVGRVRIAYATAEITGVNEEYIDFRLTQVEDVIAFDSGTKILPSADYVIEENEELTLVRSNKHAKVDDQLRVLVG, from the coding sequence ATGATTGAGATTAAAAACAAACAGATCATCATCGACGGTAAGCCCGTTCTGATCACGTGCGGTGAGATTCATTATTACCGTCTTGATAAAAGCGATTGGCAAGACCGTTTAGATAAACTAAAAGAAACAGGTTGTAACGCCGTGGCCACTTATGTGCCATGGCTTTGGCATGAGCCGGTCGAAGGGCAGTTTGATTTTACGGGTAAAACACGTCCTGAAACAGACCTCGCCGGGTTCATCGACCTTTGTACGGAAAACGGCTTTTATTTCTTCGTTCGTCCCGGTCCGTTCATCATGGCCGAGATGAAAAACGAAGGACTGCCATATTGGGTGTATGAGAAGCATCCGGAGATTATTCCGGTTGGTTGGGACGAAAGCGAACCAACGACACCGACTGTCGATTATCTCGCACCAGGATTTTTACAAGAAGTTCGCAAGTATTATGAAAAAGTGATGGAGATTGTTACGCCGCGCATCTATCCGAACGGCGGAAAAATCATCGCGTTTCAGCTTGATAATGAGATCGGCATGCTGTCATGGGTGAGCAACACACCAGATCTGACGGACAACGTGCTGAACGATTTATCAAATTGGTTGAGTGAACGATACGGAGATAACGTTTCTGACCGCTATCCGTTTCCGTTGGAAGAAAGTGCTGAACGAAACACTGCATTCCGCTCTCCGAAAGAAGAGTATGCAGCGCAACTGTTAAAGGATCTAGGCTATTACATGCGCTACCGCTTCGCCAAATATATCGCGATTTTAAGAGAGTACGCAGAAGAGTTCGGTGTGAAAGACATTCCGTTCGTCGTAAACATCCACGGAACGGGTGGAGGACGTGGGTTCACGTATCCGATCGGAATCAGTCAGCTGTATGAAACGTATAACCAAGGACCTGGATATATCTCGGGTTCTGATATTTATTTTGGCGATCTTGACATGAAAACTTTCCAGGACCTCTACATCATCAACGGTCTGATGGAAGCCGTTCATAACGAGGATCAGCCGTTAACGTCTGTGGAGTTCAACTGTGGTGACGGGAACTTTGGTGAGACGCTAGGTGAGCGCTATGATCCATCAGCTGCAGATTTTAAGTTTAGAATGTGTCTTGCTCAAGGAAACCGACTCATCAACTATTATCTGTTTGCTGGCGGTAAAAATGCGAGACTTGATACGCTTGTTGACGATGGGAACGATCGCATCGCCTCAACAGGTGAGCGTCATGGTTTCGCAGCGCCAATCGGTCCAGAAGGCGACTACAACTATACGTTTCCGCGTATGTCTCGCGTGAACCAAAGTGTGATGGCGGTGAGTGATAAACTCGCGCGTATGAACGAAGAAAGAGATGAAGTATCATTCGCGTTCATCCCGGATTATTATATGACCGAATATCGTTATCCGAAGAGTGAAGTGATGCGTGAGATCCTCTCGAACATCGAGGCGAACCGCGGTGCTGGCGCGTGGGAAATCATGGGCCGTGCGATGCTGCTTAACGGTTATCGTTTTACAGCGGTTGATGTGCAGAACAAACCCCTGGATGTGACGAAAACCCCTGTCCTAGCGCTGCCATCCGCTCGTTACATGGACAGTGCGATTCAAGAGAAACTTGTAAACTATTTAAACGCAGGTGGGAGCATTCTGCTATACGGTGAGGTTCCTCTTTTTGATATGGAAGGGAAAGAATGTACGCTGTTAGCTGAAGCGCTTGGTGTTACGTATAATGGAATAAGCCGTGATGGTCACGGAAACTACCTTTCTATCTATGGTGACAACTGGGCTTCAGCTCAGCCAGAGATTCGTTCAGGATTTGTTCAGCGTTTTGAAGTTGGAGCGAATGTGACTCCGATTCTTAGAGTGTACGGATCGGATGATGTGTGTGGGTTTGAGTCTGAAGTGGGGAATGGACGCGCGATTGTGATCGCCAGCTTCTATCGCTGCGATCTGCCTTTCTTTAAAAACGCTCTCGAACGATTAGGAAGTCGTGCGAAACTAACACATGATTGTCCACACCACGGCATCTTTATGACATCGACAGTTGACGCAGAAGGTGAGCGTTTCCTTCATCTGTTGAACCTAGACGGATTCGATAAAGAATTCACTCTTTATGAAGATGGCGTAGCGTTGTTAGGTGGAAGGAAGCTGTTGTTGCAGAGCAAAGACGGTGTGATGCTGCCTATGAATCTATCGGTTGGACGTGTGAGAATAGCTTATGCAACTGCTGAAATTACCGGTGTAAATGAAGAGTATATCGATTTCCGCCTAACACAAGTGGAAGATGTAATCGCGTTTGACTCTGGAACAAAGATTTTACCGAGTGCTGATTATGTCATTGAAGAAAATGAAGAATTGACGCTCGTTCGCAGCAATAAACATGCGAAGGTGGATGATCAGTTGCGGGTTTTGGTTGGATAG
- a CDS encoding carbohydrate ABC transporter permease, translated as MQTKTQQVNKYYLRTKRMFLGMQGTDGLLYKLLIYGLLVGIGFVYLYPLLYMGVYSFKSLDDLLNPLVNWIPTQFYTGNYEQANKVLNFFSTLMETLYVTVLPALAQTAVAAVVGYGLARFEFRGKKIMFVLVLATFIIPPQVTLIPRYIFFNELNILGSLSAFLLPATFGQGLNSAIFILIFYQFFRAVPKALEEAAQLDGAGHFRIFFTIALPMALPAIIISFLFSFVWYWNETYLAAIYFGDALTTLPLQLQKFVATYQQMFPAEMGVSGGNQLNEGIKMAGTVLSILPLLIVYFITQRWFVEGVDRSGITGE; from the coding sequence GTGCAAACCAAAACACAGCAAGTGAACAAGTATTACTTAAGAACAAAACGCATGTTTTTGGGCATGCAGGGGACGGATGGTCTTCTATATAAGCTCTTGATCTACGGACTCTTGGTGGGGATCGGATTCGTGTATCTCTATCCGCTTCTCTACATGGGTGTGTACAGCTTTAAAAGTTTAGATGATCTGTTGAATCCACTCGTAAACTGGATTCCAACACAGTTTTATACCGGTAACTATGAGCAGGCGAACAAAGTTCTAAACTTTTTCTCAACACTGATGGAAACGTTGTATGTAACCGTTTTGCCTGCGTTGGCGCAAACAGCTGTTGCAGCAGTAGTCGGATACGGACTCGCTCGATTTGAGTTTCGCGGTAAAAAGATCATGTTCGTTCTAGTGCTTGCAACGTTCATCATCCCGCCGCAGGTGACGCTCATCCCAAGATACATCTTCTTTAATGAGCTGAATATCCTCGGCAGTTTGAGTGCGTTCTTGCTTCCGGCAACGTTCGGTCAAGGTTTGAACAGCGCGATCTTTATCCTGATCTTTTATCAGTTTTTTAGAGCCGTGCCAAAAGCATTGGAAGAAGCAGCTCAGCTAGATGGAGCAGGACATTTTCGAATCTTTTTCACGATCGCCTTACCAATGGCATTGCCGGCGATCATCATCTCATTTTTGTTCTCGTTCGTTTGGTATTGGAACGAAACGTATCTGGCGGCGATCTATTTTGGAGATGCGTTAACAACATTACCGCTGCAGCTGCAGAAGTTCGTCGCGACGTATCAGCAGATGTTCCCAGCTGAGATGGGAGTATCGGGTGGGAACCAGTTGAACGAAGGAATCAAGATGGCAGGAACGGTCCTGTCGATTCTTCCATTATTGATCGTGTACTTTATCACGCAGCGCTGGTTTGTTGAAGGTGTGGACCGTTCGGGGATTACTGGGGAGTAA
- a CDS encoding DUF4179 domain-containing protein has protein sequence MTIYQKLNELDMDIEQYEEQDLSHFEKKQWEKRVRKKVKKQKPSQVKKYMGVAAAMLIATGISLSTGIVSIANMPFVGETIEKYLNQNESLDFSSYKTAIGQTAENEKGKLTLNEVMIDGGRLLISSTYEPADGIDFHHKMHPMPKVKMNGKDLTSSTGGQSVELNNSMFTVYNEVQLKEIPMGEKIQFHIEYDRLDLELKMNQPWVFDIEVPTEKLAADSKTITLDQNIQLENKRSIKLEKMIVTPISTVLYYDWPGEENHIAFKIVSQSGKEILPGTVSVTPEESYNRFSAIDLESEKFYVVPFEHSENPGADNPGRIPELSVPIN, from the coding sequence ATGACAATCTATCAAAAATTAAATGAACTCGATATGGATATAGAACAATACGAAGAGCAAGACCTCTCACATTTTGAAAAAAAGCAATGGGAAAAGCGAGTACGAAAGAAAGTCAAAAAACAAAAGCCATCGCAGGTAAAGAAGTATATGGGTGTAGCAGCGGCGATGCTCATAGCAACAGGAATATCACTGAGTACTGGAATCGTCTCTATAGCAAATATGCCGTTTGTAGGCGAGACCATCGAAAAGTATTTGAATCAAAACGAGAGTCTTGACTTTTCTTCCTATAAAACAGCGATCGGACAAACCGCTGAAAACGAGAAGGGGAAGTTAACGTTGAACGAAGTGATGATTGATGGCGGACGTTTACTTATAAGCTCGACCTACGAACCAGCAGATGGGATCGACTTTCATCATAAGATGCACCCTATGCCAAAAGTGAAGATGAATGGAAAAGATTTAACGTCAAGTACTGGCGGGCAGTCGGTTGAACTAAACAATTCTATGTTTACGGTTTACAACGAAGTTCAATTAAAAGAGATACCGATGGGGGAGAAGATTCAGTTTCATATTGAATACGATCGCTTAGATCTAGAATTGAAGATGAATCAGCCGTGGGTGTTTGATATTGAAGTCCCAACTGAAAAGTTAGCAGCGGATAGCAAAACGATTACGCTTGATCAAAACATACAACTCGAGAACAAACGCTCTATAAAACTCGAAAAAATGATAGTGACTCCAATCTCAACCGTGCTGTATTATGACTGGCCAGGCGAAGAGAACCACATTGCTTTTAAAATTGTAAGTCAATCTGGAAAGGAAATCTTGCCAGGCACGGTTTCTGTTACACCGGAAGAATCGTATAACCGATTTAGCGCGATCGATCTAGAATCCGAGAAATTTTATGTAGTACCTTTTGAACACTCAGAAAATCCTGGTGCAGATAATCCGGGTCGTATACCAGAGCTTTCTGTTCCTATAAACTAA
- a CDS encoding sigma-70 family RNA polymerase sigma factor: MKVTETNVVQQLINKNENAITFMIQQHGGLLTAIIKRHVNNQQQDYEECLDDVLLSVWDNIHSFDPTKNTFKQWIAAVAKYKAIDYQRKQISLQKQQFSVAEFHDSILPTQKPQEENLLHELLQQLPPNERRIFQKYYLEGNTSSEIAHEYNERESWVYNKLSRGRKKLKGFLFQNNEA; this comes from the coding sequence TTGAAAGTCACTGAAACCAATGTTGTACAACAACTAATAAATAAGAATGAAAATGCAATCACTTTTATGATCCAGCAGCACGGTGGGCTTCTTACAGCAATCATCAAACGTCATGTGAACAATCAGCAACAAGATTATGAGGAATGCTTAGACGATGTGTTGCTATCGGTATGGGACAATATTCATTCCTTTGATCCTACGAAAAATACGTTCAAACAATGGATTGCAGCTGTTGCGAAATATAAAGCCATTGATTATCAGAGAAAACAGATCTCTCTCCAAAAACAGCAATTCTCAGTAGCGGAATTTCATGATTCCATCCTACCGACGCAAAAGCCACAAGAAGAGAACCTTCTTCATGAGTTGCTACAACAATTGCCTCCAAATGAACGGAGAATTTTTCAAAAGTATTATTTAGAAGGAAACACATCAAGTGAGATCGCTCATGAATATAACGAGAGAGAGTCTTGGGTGTACAACAAGCTATCCAGAGGACGTAAGAAACTAAAAGGCTTTTTGTTTCAAAATAACGAAGCATGA
- a CDS encoding carbohydrate ABC transporter permease, protein MKRLGNNRNLTGLLFVSPWIIGFLVFTAFPLLYSLFLSFQEVKITTDGIKTNFVSFGNYEYAFSVDGTFVDRVLKYLEEMVISVPIIIVFSLIIALLLNQKIKFRGLFRTIFFLPVIIASGPVIKELIDQGITTIPSIEQYAIYQALNDNPDGFFNGILLYLIKNLIVILWYSGVQILIFLAALQKMDKQIFEAAKIDGASNWEFFWKITLPSLTPMIIVNLIYTIVTYSVFSLNPIIEHIQKNMFKVDTGYGYASALSWIYFLIIAAALAIAVGVMTVKRKKKYT, encoded by the coding sequence ATGAAACGACTAGGCAATAACAGAAATCTTACAGGATTGCTGTTTGTTTCACCATGGATCATCGGCTTTCTCGTCTTTACGGCGTTTCCGCTTCTTTACTCGCTCTTTTTAAGCTTTCAGGAAGTAAAGATAACGACGGATGGTATCAAAACGAACTTTGTGAGCTTTGGAAACTATGAATACGCGTTTTCGGTCGATGGAACGTTCGTAGACCGCGTCCTAAAATACCTAGAAGAGATGGTCATCTCGGTTCCGATCATCATCGTCTTTTCATTGATCATTGCTCTATTGTTGAACCAAAAAATCAAGTTCCGCGGATTGTTCCGTACGATTTTCTTTCTGCCCGTTATCATCGCGAGCGGACCGGTGATCAAAGAGCTGATCGATCAAGGAATCACGACAATTCCTTCTATTGAACAGTACGCGATCTATCAGGCGTTAAATGATAACCCGGATGGTTTCTTTAACGGGATCTTATTGTATTTAATAAAAAACCTGATCGTAATCCTGTGGTATTCAGGCGTACAGATCTTAATTTTCTTAGCTGCACTTCAAAAGATGGACAAGCAGATCTTTGAAGCGGCAAAGATTGACGGTGCGAGCAACTGGGAGTTCTTTTGGAAGATCACCCTGCCAAGTCTGACGCCGATGATCATCGTTAACTTGATCTACACGATCGTAACGTATTCGGTATTCTCGCTGAATCCGATCATCGAACATATTCAGAAGAACATGTTTAAAGTAGACACAGGTTATGGCTATGCTTCAGCACTATCTTGGATCTACTTCCTGATCATCGCCGCGGCGCTTGCGATCGCGGTCGGTGTGATGACGGTAAAAAGAAAGAAAAAATACACCTAA